Genomic segment of Deltaproteobacteria bacterium:
GTTGTTGCTTTTGTAAAACGGCGGAGATGGGTTTAATGCGCAACCTCACACAGGGTGAAATTTTGGGCCAGGTCCTTGAGGTCCAACAGACCCTTCCTCACAAGAAGCGGATCTCGAACATCGTCTTCATGGGGATGGGGGAGCCGTTCCATAATTATGAAACGGTGATCAGCGCCCTGAAGCTCCTCAGGGACCCACGCTGTTTTAATTTTGGCAAACGGAAAATTACCGTTTCCACCTCCGGGTTGGCGCCGGAGATTGAAAAATTTGGCAAGGATGCCGATGTGAAGCTTGCCCTTTCGCTCAATGCCACGACTGATCCTTCGCGAACTGAGATCATGCCGATCAACAAGGCTTTCCCGATGGAACGATTGCAAAAGGCCTGCCGAACCTACAATGACCTGACCGGCCTCACGATCACGATTGAGTACGTCCTGTTTGCCGGCCTCAACGATTCCAGGGAGGATGCCAAAAGACTCGTCCGGTTTCTCTCTCCCCTGAATACCAAGATCAATGTCATCCCTTACAATGAATATCCCGGTTCCCCCTTCAAGAGACCTTCCGATGAAAAGATCCGCGACTTTCATCACACCTTGGCCGATCACAATTTTCAGGTGAATATCCGGTATTCGAAAGGGCTGGATATCATGGGGGCCTGTGGGCAGTTAGCTACCGCTTAAAAACCGATTGCACTGAGATCCGTGCAATGCTAATCAGTCCCCCCATCATGAAAGACGAAATTATCGGTGTCATCGGAGGCAGTGGCCTGTACGGGATGAAGGATCTGAAAGTCCTGGAAGAGGTAAACCTGGAGACGCCGTTCGGCAAGCCCTCCGATGCCTATCTTGTTGGGGAGTTAGAGGGGAGAAGGGTGATCTTCCTGCCGCGGCATGGCCGGGGACACCGGATCAGTCCCTCGGAACTCAACTTTCGTGCGAACATCTGGGGGATGAAAAAACTGGGGGTTTCCGCCATTGTGGCGGTCTCCGCGGTGGGGAGTCTTAAAGAAGAGATCCACCCGGGAGAGATTGTCGTTGTCGACCAGTTCATCGACCGGACCCGCGGCCGGATCTCCACCTTTTTTGAAAAAGGGATTGTCGCCCATCTCTCTTTTGCCGATCCCCTTTGCCCTTCCTTGAGACAATCCCTGATTCCTTCGGCACGGGAGTCAGGAGCGACCGTGCATGAAAAGGGGACCTATATTTGCATGGAGGGGCCCCAGTTTTCTACCAAGGCGGAATCCCGTCTCTACCGTGCTTGGGGGGCGGACGTGATCGGTATGACCAACCTACAGGAGGCCAAACTGGCCCGTGAGGCGGAGGTCTGTTACGCGACACTGGCCCTCTCCACCGATTATGATTGCTGGCATGAGGGGCACGACTCGGTAACCATTGAAGCGATTATTGCCGTCTTGAACCAGAATGTGACGATGGCCCAGTCAATCATTCGGAAGGTTGTTCGAAAAATTGCCCCGGGAAGGGAATGTGGTTGTCGGGAGGCACTCAAGAACGCCATACTGACTGATCGCCAGAAGATCCCGCAGGGAGTCAAGGAACGTCTCTCTGTGATTGCCGGCAGGTACTTGGAAAAATGAGTCTCCTGGTTGTTGGCACAGTGGCCTTAGACGATCTCAAGACCCCTTTCGGGGAGAGGGCCAATGTCCTGGGAGGCTCGGCCACCCATTTTGCCATTGCCGCCAGTTTTTTCACCGACGTCGCCATCTCTGGCGTGATCGGCGAAGATTTTCCGGAAGAGCACCAAACCTACCTCCGTTCACGCGGGATCAATCTCGATGCCGTTGAAAAGAAAAATGGCAAGACCTTTCACTGGAAGGGGGAGTACGGGTTTGACCTGAACACCGCGATCACGCGGGGGACGGAACTGGGTGTTTTAGAGGCTTTTCATCCCAGGGTTCCCGCCACTCTTCAGGCAACGCCGTTTGTCTTTCTGGCCAATGTGGCTCCAGGAGTTCAAAACGAGTTTTTAACGCAGATCCGTCAACCAAAATTTCTGGCCCTCGATTCGATGAACCTCTGGATCAAAAACTGCAAGGAAGAGTTGATCCAGGTGATCCGAAAGGTGGATGCGGTCTTCCTGAACGAGGGGGAGACGCGCCAATTGACAGAAGAGCCGATTTTGGCCAAGGCGGCCCGAAAGATCCTTTCCTGGGGGCCGAAGGCCCTTTTTGTCAAACAGGGGGAATATGGGGCGCTTCTTTTTCAGGGGAGTCGTGTTTTTTCGGCACCGGGACTTCCTTTGGAATCGGTTTTTGATCCGACCGGGGCGGGGGACAGTTTTGCCGGTGGGGCGATGGGGTATCTCGCACGAACCGGAGACCTCTCTTTTGAAAATCTGCAGAAGGCGGTGATTGTGGGGAGTGTGATGGCCTCTTTTAATGTGGAGGATTTTGGACCGGATCGCTTGCGAACCGTTTCGCTTGCTGAAATCCGAAAACGGGCCGGTGATTTTAGGGAACTCGCCCATTTTGAAGAAGTGGTTTTATAAATGGAAACACTGGGTCAGTATTTAAAAAGGGAAAGAGAGTTTCGCAAGATCACACCGCAAGAGGTAGCGACGGCAACGCGGATCAAGGTTGGTTATCTGGAAGCGCTGGAGGCCGACCGTTTTGCCGAATTGCCGGGGTCTGTTTTTATCAAGGGGTTTTTGAGGTCCTATGCCTGTTTTGTGGGGCTCAATGTGGATGAGGTCCTTCTGCGATACGAAGACCAGTTGCAACATGGCGAGGAGCAGCCTTCGGACAGACCCCCGAGCTACAAGAAGTTTGCCGGCCTCAAACCCAGGAGGAAGGCCCTGGCTATCACCGTTATCCTTTTTCTGCTACTTCTCGTTGCGATTTATGTCGCTTCCAGATAATCCTTAAGTCATGTTGCCTTCGATCACCGAGGCGATTGTCCTCAGGAGCCGCGAATTTCAGGAGGCCGATCGTTTGGTAACCCTTTTTTCACCGGATATTGGAAAGTTTACGGGGATTGCCAAACATGCCAAAAAAAGCGTCAGACGATTTGGCCCTCTTCTGGAATCACCCTTGCTTCTCCAGGTTCATTTTAAGGAGAAAAGGAACCACGCGCTGTTTTTTTTGGAAAAGGTGGCCTTGCAACAGGGGTTCCCCGGGCTCTTTCAGGATCTTAAGAGGATAGCCACTGCCTGGTATTTTTTGGAAATGGTTGATCTGTTGACGGTGGAGAAAGATCCCTCTCCGGGAATATTCGGCCTTTTAAAAACCGGTATTCTTTCCCTGGAGAAAGAAGGATCCTCTTCCATTCTTGTCGGTGCTTTTCAGTACGAGTTATTGAAACTGGCCGGTTTTGCCCCCACTCCCGATCACTGTCTGCACTGTCATCTCCGGGAGCATTTGCCAAGACCTTCCAAGAGTGCCATTTTTCTAGCCCGTTGGCCTGAACTTATTCCCTCCCATCAAAAAAATTGAACGGGTAGATCTGGAGGTCTCCCTCTCCCAGAAACCATCTCCAGAAGGATTGGGGAGAATTGCCCTCCGTTCCCTCTTCGATAATCAATCTTTTGTAGCCATCTCTGTCTTCCACCAAACGGACCCGATTGAAGAAAAGGCGGAAATTTTGGGTCACCTCGGGGGCCACCAGGACGCCGACCGGGCTTCGCCGCCTGCCAATGAAGAGTTCGTTATCGGTACTCCCTGTTTGTGCCGCCATCCTGAGATTGGAACAGTCGAGGTACGGCTCCTCCCCCTTTTTATCGTTGGGTGAATCACCCTTGAGTGAAAAGGAGCAATGATCGATGGAGACATTCAGGGTTGAATTGGCACCGATCTCTGTTTTCAGACGACCCGGCATGGAGAGACCGAATCGGGTTCCGGAAAGATGGATCCCATTCCATTGGGCGCGGGAGAGTGTTCCATGAGGCATGTCCAGTTCTGTGAAGTGATCAATCCCCAGACGACTGGTCATTTCAATGATATCGTCGTTGGGCCGTTTAACCGTTGTAATGTTCTGCGCCTTGACGCGGATGTCGCCGGAGAACCGGAGTCCATGGTTGTTGAAGACGAGGCTTTCGAAACGGCCGGCATACTCGGCATCCACCATTCTGTTGTCAATGGCAACGGGGAACTGGAAGAGCTGTTGGAGGAAGAGGATGCTGAACCAGACCTTTGTCCGGCCTTCCCCCTTCAGTTCGAATCCCCCCTCAGGCAAAGGGTTCAAAACAACGTGTGTGAAAGAGGTTTCTTCCAGGCTGAGTGCCCTTTGGGTCGGTCTCTTGTCGAAATAGAGCACCCCCTTGCCGATGTTGAGGGAGGCGGCTTCGATTCGGGGGAGTTCGGAAGAGAGATCAACAACGACAGGGCCAAGAGAGGCTTCAGAGGCCTCCATGTGAAAATCGGACCCTTTCACAAGAACTCGCGACCCCCGGATCTCCCTCACAGAAAGGACGGAGGTGTCTGTGTCGGAGAGGACGATAGGGTTGTTAAAAACTATCGGCGGGCTCCCCTCAGGTGGTCTGAAGGTGAATCGGGTAGGCTCTTGGCCTTCCGGTTTTTTCTTGAGACTGATTGAATTGGCAGAGAGACTCTCTGCCTGCAGGCGAAAACCAGAGGGACCGAAATGGAAAAAGGCGTTGGAGAATCTCCCTTTGAGTTCGGTCTCAAAATTTTCATCCCTGTCACGATAAGCAAGATTACCAACGGCAACCGAGGGGGCTTGGCCGACCATCCCTTCCTCATTCAGGCTCACCTGTAATTCCGGTGCTTGAGCCTCCCGGATCTTCATGAAGAGGCGGCCTCCTGATTTGCCGATCTGGAGATCCTTGGCGGTCAGTTCCTCGAACCTGAACAAAAGGCCTTCCTGGGGGATTCTTGAGGGGGGATGGGTGAACGGAAGGGTGAGCGAGAGGGAGGAGAAAGAGATCTCTTCCGCCGCCAACGTCGGAAGGACTCCTGTCCCTTCTATACGGACGGATGAGGCGTGGATCTTTTGGCCGTTAGCCGACTTGAGGGTGAACGCCTCACCGGATCGTTCGAACAGAAATTTTTGGTCAGGGGCCGGTTGAATGGTTAAGGCACCAAAACGGATCGGTTTGTCCCGCGTGGTAAAGGTAATCCTTAGTTTCATCTCTCCCCATTCGATGAGGGAGAGCCACTTTTTGAGAGGGTTTTCCTCCACACGGTCCATTCTGGCAAGTACCCACGGGGCTAGCTCGTCCAGCTTTAGGGGAAGTGGTTCCCCGAGAAATTTCTCGGTAAGGTCACGGTCAAACCAGAGGGAGATCCGGATGATAAGCCTTCCGGTTTGGCCGGAGGGGTCTGGCACCAGCTCGATCCCCTTGACGAGGGGGAGACAGAGACACCCGAGACAGGCCCCGAGGGGGTCATGGTACACCGACTCCAATCTTTGAAGATGATCATTGGCCACGGATCCCGAAAGGTGCATATGGGTCGGTTTGGATGGTCCACCCGAGGGTGAACCACCCTCGTCAGAAAACGGTGGGACATGGATCGAGAAGAGCTCTTCAGGGATGTCATGGTGACCTGGTTTCAGAGGGATCTCGACGTCGATCAATTCGGCATTCTCCAGGAGATCGGGATTCTCTTTGAGAAAGGAGACGAGAAACCGGATCATCAGGAGGATCAGATCGTCATTCCCTTTCGGTTTCGTGAAGGCATCCGGGAAGAGGCCGAGAAAGAGGGGAGAGGGGGAGAATGGAGAAAAAGAACCCTTGGGTGACACACCATTGTGTGACGCACCCTTGGGTGGAGCACCCTCGGGTGGAGGGGGAGCTAAGACCGGCTCATCGGTTGTTCCTGTCTGGGCGATGACCGATTGCATGAATTCTTGCAGACCAACAGGGATCATGGTGGCTATTTCTCTCCCGGGGTTCTGATCATTCTTCCTGAGGCCCGGCTTCCTTTTTTGATCCTGATCGGCGGGATTCCGGGTCCTGGTCTTTGCAAAACCACGCCGGTGGCGGTACCACACCAGAGAAAATCAAGGGGCTGGCTCTGATAACCGGATGTCCCTGGGTGAACCACTCTCGGGTGGACCACCCGCCGGAGATCGACAATGATTTTGCTCCTGGCCCTTTCTGTCGCCGACAGGATGGAATCGTGACTGACGCGGAAGCAGCCGTTCATCTCTGAGGTGATGTCCAGGAGGGGAGGGTTGATGCCCCCCCGGACTTCAGTGGTGTTGAAGGAGCCGCTGAAGGTTGTGGTGATCCCCCCGGCGCAGACGTTTCCTTCCTCCACCCGGGAACGGGCAAAGACCTCTGTGGTTTTTAGGTTTGTCTCTTGAGGACCCAAGTGGAAGGAACGGTCTTTTCGGACAACGAGCCTCGCCTTTTTGATTTGGTCAATCCTTCCTTTCATATGGTGGCTGGCCAGGATTGAACCACTGGCATGGTTCGGCTTCAGATAGAGGGCATGCTCCACGGCGACCGGCTGTGCCTCGTTCAAATCCACGATGAACAGGGGATCGGTGGCCCCCGAGGCAAAATGGAGTCCTCCCAGATCGAGAGAGGGGTAGCCTGAAGCGGTCGGAAAAAAACGGACGAGGTCGTTAAAGGCCCCTCCCAGATGGGGAAGGTGGAAATACCCCTCTCCGTAGATGGCTGTCCTTTGGAAATTCCATTCAAAACGGGGCTGGTCTTGGGTGTAAATTCCGTTCATCCCCAGGAATTCTACCCGTCCCCGATCCTCGGTTTCCCGGGCCTCTCGGATTCCGGCGGCAAAGAGGAGACGTCGGTCTGCATTATAGACCTTGAGGGCCCCTCCAAAGATTGTGCAGTCACCATTGAACTGAATGACTTCTCCTTTGGCACTGACTTGAAGGGTCCCGTTGTTACAGGCCGTTTCTGCCCCATCGATGTGGTAGTGCTCGAATCGTCCCTCGTGGATCTTGAGACCCAGATGACCAAAACGGATAGTGTTGTTGTCCCCTTCACGGGCCCACTCAATCTGAACCAGATGAGGATCTTCTACGAGTGACTCGATCCCTTGCGGACCGTTGGGGAGGCGAATGAGGGAGGAGAGTGCCATATGAGGTATTTCCACCAAACTCCTCCCGGTTCCTGTTCCTTTTATAGTGAATGAGGGGAGAGAGACAGGAAGGGGACTGATGCTGGATAGATTATCGTTCAAGGCCCCCTCCGGTGAGAATTCAAATCGGGCCTCGTAGACAGCTTGATCCCACTCAGTCGCCTTCAAAAGGGAGGGACGGTCAGGGTCATCGGCAAGAAACTCCTCGTGTCGTCTGTCCGTCCAGAGTCCAACCAGAAGTGTGAAGAGACTGTCATACCGGAGCGGGATTTCATCGATCCCCTCTTTGAGGAGGGAACCGGTGATCGTTCGTGTGACAATGTGAGGAGGAGATTTTCGATCAGATCTCGTGAAAAACCGGGTGACACCCCTGACCAGCTGATGGGCTCCGTTGATCCAGGAATAAGGGAACCGGTGATCGTCCGGCTCCAGTGAAAAATCAAAAAAGTAGGGAGGGTGAAAGGCAACCTGGACCACCACTGTTCCATCTTCCCGGAGATGGGCATGCCGGATAGTGGCATCCAGCCATAAAAAGGCATCTTCCCGGACCAGGGTTCCCTCGACAGTGACGGTTGCCTTTCTGACTGCCCCCGGTTTTGTCTCCAGGTTAAGGCTGACAACCGCATTTTCATTCCTGACAAAAATGCCGCTCGCCAATTCTCCTGCCTTGAGAGGAACCTCTCCATTCAAGGTCAGACGCTGGAGGTCATTCTGGAGAAAACGGTCCGGGTGAAAATAGACGGTTTTGGGGCCGGAGACGGTCTCCATCTTTCCTATCGGGACCGGGTTCATCCCATTGATGATCTGGTTGAGGAGACTCGCCTCCGATCGGAATCGTTTCCTGACCTCTTCGGACAGTTCTGCGAATTCTTCCGGTTCCACCCTCAGGACCGGTTTTCCATGAGTCGCCTCGACCGGTTTCGGAAAATCGGGAGAGAAAAGCGGTTCGGTATTAGGTCGGAGTGGAGAAGGGATAGGGCAGACGCGCAGGGCGTGGTTGGCGGGACTTGGAGGAGCCATGGCTTTGGCCCCCTTATCGCAGTTAACTAATTGAGGTTGCTTTAAAAACTAGGCCCAAAGGGCCGTTGATTAGAAAGCTCGTAAAAGAGGACCCCCACCCAAAACTGGTAGCTGTTGATCAGAATCGCAAGGGCTAGGTATCGGAGGGCTATTTTGACGATCTTAAATCTCATCTTCTGAACCTATTATCGGCTTCTTGATACAAAAGTTGCTTTTGACGCAATAACTAAAAAATAACCTGAAAACAATAACTTACCAGTTGATTTGGTCTTGACAATAAGGTATCTTTCACCCCCATGTCGACTTCCCAATCTCTTTCCAGTTTCAGGTTTGTCAGGGCCTACCGGGCGACATTCCGGATACTTTCTTCCTACCTTTGGCTTTGGGCCAAGAAGGGGCTTTTTGGAGACCGGATCTCCCCTGAAAAGGTGAGGGAGACCCATCGGCGGAACGCCCTTCGGATTGAAAAGACCGTTTTGGAGCTCAAGGGGATCTTTATCAAGGTCGGTCAGATGATCTCGATCATGACCAATTTTCTCCCTGAAGAGCTGACCCAGGGGCTCGAAAAACTTCAGGATGCAGTTCCTCCCCATCCGTATGGGGCTATTGAAGAGCGGTTCGTTCAGGAGTTTGGCAAGAAGCCGTCAGAGATTTTTGAAAAGTTTGAATCGGTTCCGATCGCCTCCGCCTCCCTCGGTCAGGTGCATACCGCCTTTCTTAAAGAGGGCACAAAGGTTGCGGTGAAGATTCAATACCCGGAGATAGACCGGATCGTTCAGATTGACCTGAAGATTTTGAGGAGGATCTTTGGACTCTTCCATCTCTTCTTTCCCTCCTACGGTTTGAGAGATGTTTTTAGGGAAATTGCCGTCGTGATCAATCAAGAGCTTGATTACCAGTATGAGGGAAAGAATCTTGAGTTGATCAAGAAAAATTTTATTGAGGAAACCGGCTTTCTCTTTCCCACCGTTTGTTGGAATTTCTCCACCAGAAAAATCCTGACGCTCCATTTCATGGAGGGGATCAAGATTTCTTCCCTGGAAACACTGCGGAAGGCCGGCGTTGATACGACTGAAATAGCGACGCGTCTGATTCATGCCTATTGCAAACAGATCTTTCTGGATGGGGTTTATCACGCCGATCCACACCCTGGAAACTTGTTAGTTCAGGTAGGGGCGGACAAGAAAGCCAGGCTCGTCCTTGTCGATTTTGGGGCGACCGCCCGGATCTCGCCGGCGATGCAGCAGGGGATTGTCCAATTTGCCGAAGGGCTGATCAAGAAGGATACCCGGCTTCTCTCCTCCGCCATGCGCCAGATGGGGTTTGTCGCCAAGAAGGGGGACTTTGAGGCGTTCGATAAATTGGTGGATTACTTCTACGAGAAGCTCCGGAATCTGAAGATCGAAAATTTCAAGAATCTGGAAAATTTGCAGAACATTGAAAACCTGTTTGAACTCAAAAAGCTGAACATCAGTTTTCGTGACCTGATGACCTCGTTTCATGTCCCGCAGGACTGGATTTTACTGGAAAGGACCCTCCTTCTGGTGATGGGGCTTTGTGCCCACCTGGACCCCCAGTTGAATCCGGTTCATACGATCCTGCCGTATGTGGAGAAGTTCGTCCTCAAAGACAAATCGTTTACCGATTACTTTGTGGAACTAACCAAGGAGATCGGGATTTCCTACCTTCAACTCCCGCATGAGATCCACAAAACGCTGAAAAAACTAAATGATGGCCGGATTGAGGTCCGACTAGCCGGGCTTAATCATCACACCGAGCGGCTCACCCTTTTAGTCCACCAGCTGATCTATTCCGCCTTTGCGCTTACTGGAACGACCCTTTGGTTTCTCGGGTATGGGGTGGTTCCGGGGTACGGGGCGTTTTTCTTTGGTTGCCTACTTTTTATTTCAATGATTAAAAATCGCCGCCAGTCATGATCAATCACGAGCCCCAACAAAGGAAGGTGGAGATTTTTTTAGTTGTTTCCCTTCTCCTTCATCTTCTTTTTCTGTTCCTCTTCAGTGCCGGCATCTCTCTGCCGGTAGCCAAAAAGCCGCCAGAACTGGAGGTGATCCTTCAAAGGCCGTATCAAATTGCCGATATCGCCCCTCCCTTGAAAGAGGAGAGGCCGGATAAGGCCAAATTTGCCGGGCTTTATGACAGCCGTGTGGAAGAGGAAAAAGTAGCGGTTTCGCCACCTCAAGTGCAGTCTACTCCTTCAAAACCAGCGGGAGAGAAACAGCAAGAAAGGCCGGTCCGGGACAAAGCAAGGGGCGATTCACCCAGGGCCAAAAAAGGGGAGCTGGCGATGAAATCCCCGACGGAAGAAGAAAGCCTTGAGGAAAAACTAAAGAGGGCGGGGGCCGCTGAGTTAGAAATTCCGGAGGATTTTTACCCCAACACTAAAGTCGGGGATCACACTTACCTGAATGTCCTCCGCTTCCCGAATGTCTCTTACTTTGTCCGGTTGAAAAAGATTTTTAAAACTACCTTCAATCCTGTCGCCGCTCTTCGGGCCAGTTCTTTTCAGATCAGTCGGGGGCAGATTGAGGTCGTGTTGGGGGTGGCTGTCGACAGGGGAGGGCAGTTGGCCAAACTTTTTGTGATCCGTTCCTCAGGAGTCTCTGACTATGACCAGGAGGCGCTTCGGACAATCCGTGATTCAGCCCCTTTTTCCGCCCCTCCAGAGGAATTTCTGGATCCTGAGGGTCAGTTACGGATGAGCTGGACATTTACGGTCTATTTGTGATCTAAGAGTCCGCCATGTCCGGTCCCGCGAGTGCCTTAGAAAACAATATTGTCACCAGTGACCAAGGAGAGCAGGCGATGACCAGCGAACTATTTTCTTCTCGTCATATCGGCCCGAATGAACAAGAGATTGAAGAGATGCTCAAGCTCCTTGGGCTCGGCTCTCTGGATGAGTTAATAGACCAGACGGTCCCGAAGCAGATCCGGATGAAAGGGGTTCTCTCGTTGCCCCCGGCTCAAACAGAATTTGAATGGCTTGCCAGCGCCCGGAAGATTGCTGAAGAGAACAAGGTTTTAAAATCGCTCCTCGGTTTGGGTTATTACAACACGGTAACCCCTCCCGTCATTCAGCGCAATGTTTTGGAAAACCCCGGATGGTATACTGCCTACACGCCGTACCAACCTGAAATTTCCCAAGGGAGACTAGAGGCGTTGCTGAATTTTCAGACGATGGTGATGGAGATGACCGGCATGCCGATTGCCAACGCCTCGCTTCTCGATGAAGCGACGGCCGCCGCGGAGGCGATGACAATGGCTCTTGCCGTCCAGACGAAGGAAAACCGGTCCCGTTCCTTTTTTGTCTCAAGTGACCTGTTCCCCCAGACGAT
This window contains:
- the rlmN gene encoding 23S rRNA (adenine(2503)-C(2))-methyltransferase RlmN, producing the protein MSLPNIKNLSLPALEEKILSWGVKSYVRDQILIWLYRERVTSFDEMTNLSKELRRRLAETFVIDRMEVERTLHSVDGSQKFLFKLADGQKIESVLMPQKNDRLTLCISSQVGCAIGCCFCKTAEMGLMRNLTQGEILGQVLEVQQTLPHKKRISNIVFMGMGEPFHNYETVISALKLLRDPRCFNFGKRKITVSTSGLAPEIEKFGKDADVKLALSLNATTDPSRTEIMPINKAFPMERLQKACRTYNDLTGLTITIEYVLFAGLNDSREDAKRLVRFLSPLNTKINVIPYNEYPGSPFKRPSDEKIRDFHHTLADHNFQVNIRYSKGLDIMGACGQLATA
- the mtnP gene encoding S-methyl-5'-thioadenosine phosphorylase, which gives rise to MKDEIIGVIGGSGLYGMKDLKVLEEVNLETPFGKPSDAYLVGELEGRRVIFLPRHGRGHRISPSELNFRANIWGMKKLGVSAIVAVSAVGSLKEEIHPGEIVVVDQFIDRTRGRISTFFEKGIVAHLSFADPLCPSLRQSLIPSARESGATVHEKGTYICMEGPQFSTKAESRLYRAWGADVIGMTNLQEAKLAREAEVCYATLALSTDYDCWHEGHDSVTIEAIIAVLNQNVTMAQSIIRKVVRKIAPGRECGCREALKNAILTDRQKIPQGVKERLSVIAGRYLEK
- a CDS encoding sugar kinase, which gives rise to MSLLVVGTVALDDLKTPFGERANVLGGSATHFAIAASFFTDVAISGVIGEDFPEEHQTYLRSRGINLDAVEKKNGKTFHWKGEYGFDLNTAITRGTELGVLEAFHPRVPATLQATPFVFLANVAPGVQNEFLTQIRQPKFLALDSMNLWIKNCKEELIQVIRKVDAVFLNEGETRQLTEEPILAKAARKILSWGPKALFVKQGEYGALLFQGSRVFSAPGLPLESVFDPTGAGDSFAGGAMGYLARTGDLSFENLQKAVIVGSVMASFNVEDFGPDRLRTVSLAEIRKRAGDFRELAHFEEVVL
- a CDS encoding helix-turn-helix domain-containing protein, which gives rise to METLGQYLKREREFRKITPQEVATATRIKVGYLEALEADRFAELPGSVFIKGFLRSYACFVGLNVDEVLLRYEDQLQHGEEQPSDRPPSYKKFAGLKPRRKALAITVILFLLLLVAIYVASR
- the recO gene encoding DNA repair protein RecO, which encodes MLPSITEAIVLRSREFQEADRLVTLFSPDIGKFTGIAKHAKKSVRRFGPLLESPLLLQVHFKEKRNHALFFLEKVALQQGFPGLFQDLKRIATAWYFLEMVDLLTVEKDPSPGIFGLLKTGILSLEKEGSSSILVGAFQYELLKLAGFAPTPDHCLHCHLREHLPRPSKSAIFLARWPELIPSHQKN
- a CDS encoding AarF/ABC1/UbiB kinase family protein, yielding MSTSQSLSSFRFVRAYRATFRILSSYLWLWAKKGLFGDRISPEKVRETHRRNALRIEKTVLELKGIFIKVGQMISIMTNFLPEELTQGLEKLQDAVPPHPYGAIEERFVQEFGKKPSEIFEKFESVPIASASLGQVHTAFLKEGTKVAVKIQYPEIDRIVQIDLKILRRIFGLFHLFFPSYGLRDVFREIAVVINQELDYQYEGKNLELIKKNFIEETGFLFPTVCWNFSTRKILTLHFMEGIKISSLETLRKAGVDTTEIATRLIHAYCKQIFLDGVYHADPHPGNLLVQVGADKKARLVLVDFGATARISPAMQQGIVQFAEGLIKKDTRLLSSAMRQMGFVAKKGDFEAFDKLVDYFYEKLRNLKIENFKNLENLQNIENLFELKKLNISFRDLMTSFHVPQDWILLERTLLLVMGLCAHLDPQLNPVHTILPYVEKFVLKDKSFTDYFVELTKEIGISYLQLPHEIHKTLKKLNDGRIEVRLAGLNHHTERLTLLVHQLIYSAFALTGTTLWFLGYGVVPGYGAFFFGCLLFISMIKNRRQS
- a CDS encoding energy transducer TonB; translation: MEIFLVVSLLLHLLFLFLFSAGISLPVAKKPPELEVILQRPYQIADIAPPLKEERPDKAKFAGLYDSRVEEEKVAVSPPQVQSTPSKPAGEKQQERPVRDKARGDSPRAKKGELAMKSPTEEESLEEKLKRAGAAELEIPEDFYPNTKVGDHTYLNVLRFPNVSYFVRLKKIFKTTFNPVAALRASSFQISRGQIEVVLGVAVDRGGQLAKLFVIRSSGVSDYDQEALRTIRDSAPFSAPPEEFLDPEGQLRMSWTFTVYL